The sequence below is a genomic window from Cerasicoccus sp. TK19100.
TTGTATTTGCTTTATTAGCAAGACGTCAACCGGCAAATGCCAGTATTCTTGGCTGGGTAACCCTTATATGGGAGGGCCAGTGGTTGCTTTGATAAGCAGTTTTTGCCCCGTATTTACGACATTAATGGCGCAAGTATATTCCTTCGCGGTTTTAGAACTGCGCTAGTTGAGGGGGGGGGGCTCCTTAATAGATGGGCTTGTCGTGAGCCTTATTGGATTCAGAGCTAAGCTCTTGGAGAATTTCCTCTTTGCATTGTAGTAGACGAGGAAGATATTTTGAGACCGTCTTGGGCGATACCTTTGGCGAACTGAAGCCGATGGCCGCCATAAAATTAACTTCAATGCTAATCGCCAGCGTATTATCATGGATGGCGTATTCGCATTCACGAACTTCGGAAAGCTTTTCCTGTAGATGCTTTACTGAGTCAAATTTCGGGATATCCCGGCCCGTATATAATTCAACGACTGTCTCATCCGGGAGTAGGGCAAGCAGTGCAATGCCCAAGCCGGAAACTGTGGCTGGCCATACGTCCAGGCTGCTGATTGCGGTGGTAAGAGGCTCATCGGGCTTTGCGTGGTAAAGGAAGGAGACGGATCGATTCCACAGGAGTCCCATGGCGGTAGTCATATTTAGCTCATTGTGCAAGCTGGCCATCGGACCTATCGCTTTGTAGAAGCCCGAAGCATGCATGGTTTGTGTCGCTAACACAGGCACCGCGGGGCCGGCGGCGTATTTTCGCTTGTCTGTCCAGTGAAGCATACCGGATGCGGCTAAGGTCCTTAACAAGCGATGCACGCGAGTCGTTTCCATATTCAGCTCCGCAGCGACTTGGGCGACGCCCACCGGTTCGGAGCGGCTCAAAACCGCCTGGAGGCAGAGTATGCCATCGATGAGGCTTTTATTCGGCTGTTTGGGTAATGCGACCATCTTCTTTCGATCTATCTTTACGGGAATATGTCTTTTGGCAACGTCATCTCACGCTTTGTCTCGAGATCCTGCTTGGTGGGAGAGGATGGTTGTCTCCATCGAGTAAGATTAGCATGGGGAATCAAGTATCTCTGGAAAAACGATAAAAAGCCGCCCTGTGCAGGCGGCTTTGTCAAAGTAAAAATGGGCTCGTTTTAGCGGCGCCGACGGATGGTTGCAATGCCCAGAGTCAGGGCACCTAGCATCATTGCATAGGTCGCAGGTTCAGGGATGGTTGATCCAGTTACCTGGAAATAGGAGTCCGGGTCGTTGCTGAAAAGCAGATTATCGAGCTGCGCGTCATTGTTGCCGCCAACGGTTAGGCGGGTTAGGCCGGGGGTTACCGAGCTGGCAATGGAAGCGCCAGCAATGTCGGCTGTTCCCAGGTTGTCGACATCAGGGTTAGCCCAAATGTCGATCGTGTCGGTGTCGAAGTCCAGTCGAGCGAGAATTAGATTATTGCTATCGGCAACAATGACACTGCTGGCGGTGACCTGACTGTTTCCTCCCATGCCGTTGCCTGTGTAGTAAAGATTTCCATCGGAACCGGCACCTAGAATCATACCATTTCCAAGGGAAGCATTGAGGTTGGAGTTGTTAAAGGCAATGGCGGCGAAAGAGCCGCTACCAGCCGATGGCACATTAACGAGAAAAGATATCCAGGCCTC
It includes:
- a CDS encoding helix-turn-helix domain-containing protein, translating into MSRSEPVGVAQVAAELNMETTRVHRLLRTLAASGMLHWTDKRKYAAGPAVPVLATQTMHASGFYKAIGPMASLHNELNMTTAMGLLWNRSVSFLYHAKPDEPLTTAISSLDVWPATVSGLGIALLALLPDETVVELYTGRDIPKFDSVKHLQEKLSEVRECEYAIHDNTLAISIEVNFMAAIGFSSPKVSPKTVSKYLPRLLQCKEEILQELSSESNKAHDKPIY
- a CDS encoding PEP-CTERM sorting domain-containing protein, which gives rise to MKITPALLSILASTSVSFGFTTIADFNSVSTVPTTLNTSPANTTGSGFAGGSVWDSGSTTLVDVISDDLSAPSGTNYNRPQSTGAGPRKVLFELSTASPFTGTNSRAVGRDLESTVNSGEAWISFLVNVPSAGSGSFAAIAFNNSNLNASLGNGMILGAGSDGNLYYTGNGMGGNSQVTASSVIVADSNNLILARLDFDTDTIDIWANPDVDNLGTADIAGASIASSVTPGLTRLTVGGNNDAQLDNLLFSNDPDSYFQVTGSTIPEPATYAMMLGALTLGIATIRRRR